A window from Dioscorea cayenensis subsp. rotundata cultivar TDr96_F1 chromosome 10, TDr96_F1_v2_PseudoChromosome.rev07_lg8_w22 25.fasta, whole genome shotgun sequence encodes these proteins:
- the LOC120270662 gene encoding RPM1-interacting protein 4-like isoform X2: MAQQQQQQQQQQQQGHVPKYGDWEDGEQELYTAYFENARKGRNAGRLINPNDPQQKLHLSSQSQPTPAAKPQPEKTRNALKEKHVGCPSREEEAGEVVGFNESPARKLFDEMPQRGKGRRMSAGSDRSVEQSPLHPHHQYQQQGRSPKAGPGHGITPHTPPRTRMRQGALPVLDREDSGSAVPRFGGWDEKDPATTENYTELFGNIRQERETGSAKAPITDKKKPSHLNQPHYNNSHSKGCSCFGWLKN, from the exons ATGGCT cagcagcagcagcagcagcagcagcagcagcagcaaggGCATGTTCCGAAGTATGGGGACTGGGAAGACGGCGAGCAAGAGCTGTACACAGCCTACTTCGAAAACGCTCGCAAAGGTAGGAACGCCGGGCGATTGATCAACCCCAACGATCCTCAACAAAAACTACACCTCTCTTCCCAGTCACAACCAACACCAGCAGCAAAGCCGCAGCCGGAGAAAACTAGGAATGCTCTAAAGGAGAAGCATGTGGGGTGCCCAAGCAGAGAAGAAGAGGCTGGGGAAGTGGTTGGGTTCAATGAGTCCCCTGCACGCAagctgtttgatgaaatgcctcaaagAGGCAAGGGAAGGAGAATGAGCGCTGGGTCTGACCGTAGTGTGGAGCAGTCTCCGCTTCATCCTCATCACCAGTATCAGCAACAGGGTCGAAGTCCAAAGGCTGGCCCTGGCCATGGAATCACTCCTCACACTCCTCCAAGAACTAGGATGAGACAGGGTGCCCTCCCAGTTCTTGATAGG GAAGACAGTGGATCAGCAGTCCCAAGGTTTGGTGGATGGGATGAGAAGGATCCTGCAACTACTGAGAACTACACTGAATTGTTTGGCAACATAAGACAGGAGAGGGAAACTGGCTCTGCCAAAGCTCCCATCACAGATAAAAAAAAGCCATCCCACCTCAACCAACCCCATTACAACAATTCGCATTCCAAG GGCTGTTCATGCTTTGGTTGGCTCAAAAACTGA
- the LOC120270662 gene encoding RPM1-interacting protein 4-like isoform X1, with translation MAEQQQQQQQQQQQQGHVPKYGDWEDGEQELYTAYFENARKGRNAGRLINPNDPQQKLHLSSQSQPTPAAKPQPEKTRNALKEKHVGCPSREEEAGEVVGFNESPARKLFDEMPQRGKGRRMSAGSDRSVEQSPLHPHHQYQQQGRSPKAGPGHGITPHTPPRTRMRQGALPVLDREDSGSAVPRFGGWDEKDPATTENYTELFGNIRQERETGSAKAPITDKKKPSHLNQPHYNNSHSKGCSCFGWLKN, from the exons ATGGCT gagcagcagcagcagcagcagcagcagcagcagcagcaaggGCATGTTCCGAAGTATGGGGACTGGGAAGACGGCGAGCAAGAGCTGTACACAGCCTACTTCGAAAACGCTCGCAAAGGTAGGAACGCCGGGCGATTGATCAACCCCAACGATCCTCAACAAAAACTACACCTCTCTTCCCAGTCACAACCAACACCAGCAGCAAAGCCGCAGCCGGAGAAAACTAGGAATGCTCTAAAGGAGAAGCATGTGGGGTGCCCAAGCAGAGAAGAAGAGGCTGGGGAAGTGGTTGGGTTCAATGAGTCCCCTGCACGCAagctgtttgatgaaatgcctcaaagAGGCAAGGGAAGGAGAATGAGCGCTGGGTCTGACCGTAGTGTGGAGCAGTCTCCGCTTCATCCTCATCACCAGTATCAGCAACAGGGTCGAAGTCCAAAGGCTGGCCCTGGCCATGGAATCACTCCTCACACTCCTCCAAGAACTAGGATGAGACAGGGTGCCCTCCCAGTTCTTGATAGG GAAGACAGTGGATCAGCAGTCCCAAGGTTTGGTGGATGGGATGAGAAGGATCCTGCAACTACTGAGAACTACACTGAATTGTTTGGCAACATAAGACAGGAGAGGGAAACTGGCTCTGCCAAAGCTCCCATCACAGATAAAAAAAAGCCATCCCACCTCAACCAACCCCATTACAACAATTCGCATTCCAAG GGCTGTTCATGCTTTGGTTGGCTCAAAAACTGA